The region TATGGCCGTAGAACAGGTGAACAAGAAGGGCGGCGTCAAGGTCGGCAGCGACACCTACATGTTCAAAATTGTCTACTACGACGACAAGAGTGACCCCACCGAAAGTTCTCGCCTGGTAGAAAAGCTCATAACCCAGGACAAGGTCAACTTCCTTCTCGGCCCTTACTCCAGCGGCATCACCATACCCGACAGCCTGGTGGCTCAACGCTACGAGATCCCCATGATAGAAGGCGGCGGAGCCTCCGGCAAGATATTCAGCCGCGGCAACAAGTATATATTCGGCACCCTGCCCCCTGCGGGACAGTACTTCAAGTCAACCCTCGAGATGCTGAAAACCTTTACTCCGGCTCCAAAAACGGTAGCCATCCTCTATTCTGATGACAAGTTTGACCTCAGTGTGGCCAAGGGCACCAAGGCCCTGGCTGAACAGATGGGTATGAAAGTGGTCCTTTACGAAAAATATGCCGAAGGAGCCACTGACTTCAATTCCATCCTGACCAAGCTCAAGGCTATGAAAGCAGATGTTATGCTGGTGGCGGGTCATACGGAGGAATCTCTCAATGTCACCCAGCAGGCCAAAGAACTGAATGTATGCCCAAAGCTGATCAGCATGACCGTGGGGCCCTCGGAGGCTGACTTCCGCAAATCACTGGGCAAAGATGCCGAGTATATCTTCGGTGTGGCCAGCTGGTCGACTCAAATGAATTTCAAAGGATATCTCTTCAAAGATACCCAGGAATTCGTAAAGCTTTTCAAGGCAAAATTCGGCTATGACCCCGACTACCACAATGCCAGTGGCATTGCCGACGTAGCCGTGTTCAAGGATGCCATCGAGCGTGCCGGCAGCCTCAATCCTGAAAAGGTGCGCGACGCCATCGCTGCCACTTCCCTGGCTACCATCTATGGCCATGTCGAATTCAATCCCAATGGGCAGATCAAAGGCACCAGCGTGGTATTGCAGATTCAAGGCGGCAAGATTTATCAAGTCTATCCCGAAGGGACCAAGAAGCCGCGCTATCCTTTCCCATGTTGGAAGGAAAGATAATGACAGCGGCTAGTCATCCCTTCCGGCACCACGCCGTGAAACGCAAGGCACGACTGAGACGGCATGCAGGATGGCTATGCCTCTTGTCGTCCACAGTTAGATCATCCTGATCCCAGAGAGGAGGAAGCCAACTTCCTCCTCTTTTTTACTAAAATTGCTTTTATTGGGACTGCTGCATGCTACTCCAGATTATTGTAAACGGCATTCTCAAAGGCGGACTCTATGCCTTGATGGCTATTGGCATGGCTCTTATATGGGGAGTCATGGACATCATCAATATCGCCCATGGCTCTTTCATTATGCTGGGAGCATTCACCACCTACTGGTGCTTCTCTCTGCTCGGCATTGACCCGTTTTTGAGTCTTATCGCATCAATGCTGGTCCTTTTCCTTCTGGGCTACCTGGTGCAAAAATACCTTATTAACTTCGTAATCAGAGCCAGTGCTTTTATTACCCTCATTCTGGCTTTTGGCATCGAGATTTTTATCAACAACCTGGCTCTGGTGGCCTGGACCGCTGATGTGCGCAAAGTGAAGGTGTCGTATGGCGCCGCCAATTTTTCATTCGGCAGCTATCTGACTATCCCAACTGTCAGACTGCTGGCCTTCCTTCTGGTCATAATAATCAGCATCGTTCTATTTGTTATCCTCAATCGCACCAATCTGGGCAGATCCATAAGAGCTACCTCTCAAGATCTCGAGGCGGCTCGACTTGTAGGGGTTGATGTGGCGCGCACCTATGCTGTGACCTTCGGCATCGGTGTGGCCGCCGCTGGTGCGGCTGGCACGCTCTGGTCGATTCTCTTCCCCATCAGCCCGATGATGGGGGGAATACTGACGCTAAAGTCTTTTGTGGTTGTGATCATCGGCGGTCTCGGCAGCATGATGGGGCCTCTGATTGGCGGCCTCACCCTGGGAGTAACCGAGGCTCTCGGCACAAACTGGTTCGGCTCCACTTATGAAAACCTCATAAGCTTTACCATCCTGGTCCTCGTTCTCATAATAAGGCCCAGAGGCATACTCGGAGGCACTGATTAGGCATGAGAAACCATCTGTTGAGAAACTACCTGCTGTGCGGGG is a window of Deltaproteobacteria bacterium DNA encoding:
- a CDS encoding amino acid ABC transporter substrate-binding protein, with translation MKGLVRTALIGLIALGLVASLELPANAAATKVIKLGCAISFTGGKSRSGKLYRDAYDMAVEQVNKKGGVKVGSDTYMFKIVYYDDKSDPTESSRLVEKLITQDKVNFLLGPYSSGITIPDSLVAQRYEIPMIEGGGASGKIFSRGNKYIFGTLPPAGQYFKSTLEMLKTFTPAPKTVAILYSDDKFDLSVAKGTKALAEQMGMKVVLYEKYAEGATDFNSILTKLKAMKADVMLVAGHTEESLNVTQQAKELNVCPKLISMTVGPSEADFRKSLGKDAEYIFGVASWSTQMNFKGYLFKDTQEFVKLFKAKFGYDPDYHNASGIADVAVFKDAIERAGSLNPEKVRDAIAATSLATIYGHVEFNPNGQIKGTSVVLQIQGGKIYQVYPEGTKKPRYPFPCWKER
- a CDS encoding branched-chain amino acid ABC transporter permease, giving the protein MLLQIIVNGILKGGLYALMAIGMALIWGVMDIINIAHGSFIMLGAFTTYWCFSLLGIDPFLSLIASMLVLFLLGYLVQKYLINFVIRASAFITLILAFGIEIFINNLALVAWTADVRKVKVSYGAANFSFGSYLTIPTVRLLAFLLVIIISIVLFVILNRTNLGRSIRATSQDLEAARLVGVDVARTYAVTFGIGVAAAGAAGTLWSILFPISPMMGGILTLKSFVVVIIGGLGSMMGPLIGGLTLGVTEALGTNWFGSTYENLISFTILVLVLIIRPRGILGGTD